One genomic window of Paenisporosarcina antarctica includes the following:
- a CDS encoding anti-sigma-F factor Fin gives MAIQVKCRHCKAEMGKLAGQSILQHGRVKQLKEEFSEEFFTQDEEGTVTVNSICEHCERSLRENPDYYAMQKWIQ, from the coding sequence ATGGCAATTCAAGTAAAGTGTCGGCACTGCAAAGCGGAGATGGGGAAATTAGCAGGTCAATCCATTCTGCAACATGGTCGAGTAAAGCAATTGAAAGAAGAATTCTCTGAAGAGTTTTTTACGCAAGATGAAGAGGGAACTGTAACGGTAAATAGTATTTGTGAGCATTGTGAAAGGTCTCTACGCGAGAACCCAGACTACTATGCTATGCAAAAGTGGATACAATAA
- the spoVT gene encoding stage V sporulation protein T, whose amino-acid sequence MKATGIVRRIDDLGRIVIPKEIRRTLRIREGDPLEIFTDRDGEVILKKYSPISELGDFAQEYAETLYSTLGTPAFISDRDEMIAVAGVSKKDYLNRRLSSQAEDILQLRTIVSEKMEKTIEWIPGQVEQVKSYCVAPIIAAGNPIGAVYLLSKVHFIGDAELKAVETAAHFLAKQMEH is encoded by the coding sequence ATGAAAGCAACAGGTATCGTCAGACGAATTGATGATCTCGGCCGTATTGTCATTCCAAAAGAAATTAGAAGAACCCTTCGAATTCGTGAAGGAGATCCACTCGAAATTTTTACGGACCGTGATGGAGAAGTTATATTAAAAAAGTACTCCCCAATTAGTGAACTTGGTGATTTCGCCCAAGAGTATGCAGAAACATTGTATTCAACCTTAGGGACACCCGCTTTTATTAGTGATCGAGATGAGATGATCGCGGTGGCGGGTGTGTCAAAAAAAGATTATTTGAATCGTCGTTTATCTTCTCAAGCAGAAGACATTCTACAATTGCGTACAATTGTTTCGGAAAAAATGGAAAAAACGATAGAATGGATACCCGGGCAAGTTGAACAGGTGAAATCCTATTGTGTAGCACCAATTATTGCCGCCGGTAATCCTATAGGTGCAGTCTATTTGTTATCAAAAGTCCATTTCATTGGAGATGCAGAACTAAAAGCAGTAGAAACAGCTGCTCACTTCCTAGCCAAACAAATGGAACACTGA
- a CDS encoding putative polysaccharide biosynthesis protein has product MNNEWTMQKFMKGAVLLTIAALIVKALSAVYRIPFQNIVGDQGFYIYQQVYPFIGVLTVWTSYGFAVAISKLLADAHDQQEDDNYRATILRIAFIYLSVISIISFTVLFSGADVLARWMGDDDLAQLLRTGSFVVLLMPVLAVLKGSFQSQGRMEPVAYGQVVEQTVRVTVILIGTFIVVKTGASLYTAGSTALLGAIVGEIAGIVLLLLFVRKKSSHEFLKRVPNTIKIVPIVKNLTVISLSVSMSSLILLFFQLVDSFTVFSSLLETGMDRLTAMETKGMYDRGLPLVQMGILIASTLSLSIVPLIAHTTQKKTGRTAIPFAQLTFKIALLFGTAATLGLILVLSPVNEMLFETRDLSTTISVFCIQIFWLSLILTMTSMLQGLGKVIFPAILLIIGLIIKLLCNAWLLPKYGIMGAAVASNIGFIFIAISLYLYLYSIWKIRFAPARFYGHLAVACLCMIVTVMTWIFVADSWLFDGLSSRIGATFTALTSVGLGAVVFLLYIAKSRIIAEKEWFLLPLGRRMAMVQLWLYDKNRKR; this is encoded by the coding sequence ATGAACAATGAATGGACGATGCAAAAATTTATGAAAGGCGCGGTGTTGTTAACGATTGCAGCCTTAATCGTCAAAGCTCTAAGTGCAGTTTACCGAATTCCTTTTCAAAACATTGTAGGGGACCAAGGATTTTACATATACCAACAAGTGTATCCATTTATCGGGGTGCTTACGGTTTGGACATCTTATGGTTTTGCAGTCGCCATTTCAAAACTTTTGGCAGATGCACATGACCAACAGGAAGACGATAACTATAGAGCGACTATCTTACGAATTGCATTTATTTATTTAAGTGTTATATCAATCATCAGTTTTACAGTGTTATTTTCAGGAGCGGATGTATTAGCTAGATGGATGGGTGATGATGATCTGGCACAATTACTACGCACAGGCTCGTTTGTCGTGTTATTAATGCCTGTTCTTGCTGTGCTAAAGGGTTCGTTTCAATCTCAAGGTCGAATGGAACCGGTTGCCTATGGACAAGTTGTAGAACAAACGGTGCGAGTAACGGTTATTTTAATTGGTACATTCATCGTTGTAAAGACGGGGGCATCTTTATATACGGCCGGGAGCACAGCTCTATTAGGTGCCATTGTAGGTGAAATTGCGGGTATTGTACTTCTTTTGCTATTTGTGCGAAAAAAATCTTCTCATGAATTCTTGAAAAGGGTCCCTAATACTATAAAAATTGTTCCAATTGTCAAGAATTTGACTGTCATTAGCTTAAGTGTCAGCATGAGTTCACTCATTTTGTTATTTTTTCAACTGGTAGACTCTTTTACGGTTTTTAGTAGCTTACTAGAAACTGGAATGGATCGATTAACAGCGATGGAAACAAAAGGCATGTATGACCGAGGGTTACCTCTTGTTCAAATGGGAATATTAATCGCTTCTACGTTGTCACTTTCTATTGTTCCATTAATTGCCCATACAACTCAAAAGAAGACTGGTAGAACTGCTATTCCATTTGCACAACTGACGTTTAAAATCGCACTTTTATTTGGGACAGCTGCAACACTCGGTCTTATATTAGTGTTATCGCCAGTTAACGAGATGTTGTTTGAAACGAGAGATTTATCGACAACGATATCAGTGTTTTGTATCCAAATCTTTTGGCTGTCGTTAATATTAACGATGACATCTATGCTGCAAGGATTAGGAAAAGTAATTTTCCCTGCAATCTTACTGATTATTGGACTCATCATAAAATTACTTTGCAATGCATGGTTATTACCTAAGTATGGAATAATGGGAGCAGCTGTTGCTAGTAATATTGGATTTATTTTTATTGCGATAAGCTTATATCTGTATTTATATTCAATTTGGAAGATTCGTTTTGCACCAGCTAGATTTTATGGACATTTAGCAGTAGCTTGTCTATGTATGATAGTCACTGTAATGACATGGATATTTGTAGCCGATAGTTGGTTATTTGATGGGCTTTCCAGTCGTATAGGCGCTACGTTTACTGCACTAACAAGTGTGGGGTTAGGCGCGGTCGTCTTTTTACTTTACATAGCAAAGAGCCGTATTATTGCGGAAAAAGAATGGTTTTTATTGCCGCTTGGAAGAAGAATGGCTATGGTTCAATTGTGGCTATATGATAAAAACAGAAAGAGGTGA
- the mfd gene encoding transcription-repair coupling factor, whose translation MESLHRLLMKDHHINTLLTDIQKGIDQQLVTGLVGGSRPLFIQSIAKEMDKPILVVSPNLLHAQRLFEDMAKLLGEDQVRLYPADELIAADLSVSSPELRAERIETLEFMHSQKRGVVITPIAGLRRQMPNLKQWRASRLETAIGQEVILDDWLDHLVAMGYSRQPMVTAPGEFALRGGILDIYPIYLQHPIRIEFFDTEVDSIRTFSAEDQRSIKKLKKVCILPATEFVWTRSQLTNLAEKLEESLTSSLKKMKKAETKELLLQHINHDIELLRQGDVPDQMTKYVSILEDQPTFLGDYFAEDGLVLFDELGRIQETTNALEREEKDWYISLLEEGKTVHDVKLSFSFKEILGMLKQRKVYFSLFARTFSGIPLKKTIAFSCKPMQHFHGQMNLLKNEMERFVAGKFFVFILAEGKERQKKVKDVLEDYDMTSHVLVDQSIPEQPGIYIVEGEISSGFELPLQRLAVLTDNELFKQRPKKKTRPQKMTNAERIKSYSEIKPGDYIVHIHHGIGKYIGIETLEISGIHKDYLHIRYRADDKLFVPVDQIDQIQKYVASEEREPKLHKLGGAEWKKTKTKVTAAVQDIADDLIKLYAQRESEKGHAFEPDQDMQQAFEAAFAYEETEDQLRSIEEVKRDMEKERPMDRLVCGDVGYGKTEVAIRAAFKAVLDSKQIAFLVPTTILAQQHYETMKERFADFPVEVGLLSRFRSKKQQTETIKGLKSGTIDVVIGTHRLLSKDIVYHDLGLLIVDEEQRFGVTHKEKIKRFKTNVDVLTLTATPIPRTLHMSMIGVRDLSIIETPPANRFPVQTYVMEQNGALVRESIEREMARGGQSFYLYNRVEDMARKVDEIQMLVPEARVGFAHGQMTERELESVILAFLEGDYDVLVTTTIIETGIDIPNVNTLIVENADRMGLSQLYQLRGRVGRSNRVAYAYFMYQRDKVLTDVAEKRLQAIKEFTELGSGFKIAMRDLSIRGAGNLLGSQQHGFIDSVGFDLYAQMLQEAIEEKQSGVKKDEIPDVEISLPFDAYLPDVYIPDGFQKIQMYKRIKAVENEKDYEDLVDELIDRFGNMPIEAERLMRIARIKVWANQASVESIKEQDHHLTIKLSKNGTQTTNGAMLVESSLTYGRAVGFKMNNQQQLLVTIDEKKTGKHHPFDVLEAMMKILPVSRKEVASSLGE comes from the coding sequence ATGGAATCATTACATCGATTATTAATGAAAGATCATCATATAAATACACTACTTACAGATATTCAAAAAGGAATTGATCAACAATTAGTGACTGGCCTCGTTGGGGGGTCTCGCCCACTTTTCATCCAATCTATTGCAAAAGAGATGGATAAACCAATTTTAGTAGTTTCACCAAACCTTTTACATGCCCAGCGATTATTTGAAGATATGGCGAAACTACTTGGTGAAGATCAAGTCCGTTTATATCCGGCAGATGAGCTGATTGCAGCTGATTTATCTGTATCTAGTCCAGAACTTCGTGCAGAACGTATAGAGACGCTCGAATTTATGCACTCACAGAAGCGTGGAGTAGTAATTACACCAATCGCAGGACTTCGTCGCCAGATGCCAAACTTGAAGCAATGGAGAGCTAGCAGACTTGAAACTGCAATAGGGCAAGAAGTAATTTTAGACGACTGGCTCGACCATTTGGTAGCAATGGGTTACTCCAGACAACCAATGGTTACAGCACCTGGAGAATTTGCGCTACGTGGAGGGATTTTAGATATTTATCCCATCTACCTGCAACATCCGATTCGAATTGAATTTTTCGATACAGAAGTCGATTCGATTCGCACATTTTCTGCTGAAGATCAGCGTTCGATTAAAAAGCTCAAAAAGGTATGCATTCTTCCGGCAACAGAGTTTGTATGGACGCGTTCCCAACTTACGAATCTAGCAGAAAAATTAGAAGAATCATTGACTTCTAGTTTAAAAAAAATGAAAAAGGCAGAAACAAAAGAACTGCTTCTTCAACATATTAATCACGATATTGAGTTATTAAGACAAGGTGATGTGCCTGATCAAATGACGAAATATGTATCCATTCTAGAAGATCAACCTACTTTCTTAGGAGATTATTTTGCGGAAGATGGTTTGGTGTTATTTGATGAGCTTGGACGAATTCAAGAAACAACGAATGCCTTAGAACGTGAAGAAAAAGATTGGTATATTTCTTTACTTGAAGAAGGTAAAACAGTCCATGATGTCAAGCTTTCGTTTAGTTTTAAAGAAATTCTTGGGATGTTGAAACAACGTAAAGTGTATTTTTCTCTATTTGCACGCACATTCTCAGGAATTCCTCTGAAAAAGACTATTGCTTTTTCATGTAAACCGATGCAACATTTCCACGGTCAAATGAATCTCTTGAAAAACGAGATGGAACGTTTTGTAGCTGGAAAATTCTTTGTATTTATCTTGGCTGAAGGAAAAGAGCGTCAGAAAAAAGTCAAAGACGTTCTTGAAGATTACGACATGACGAGTCATGTGTTAGTTGATCAAAGCATACCTGAACAACCAGGTATTTATATTGTAGAAGGTGAAATATCGAGTGGTTTTGAATTGCCGCTCCAACGTTTAGCTGTTTTGACAGATAACGAACTTTTTAAACAACGACCGAAAAAGAAAACGCGTCCACAAAAAATGACAAATGCCGAACGCATTAAAAGTTATTCGGAAATTAAGCCTGGAGATTATATTGTCCATATACACCATGGAATTGGTAAATACATCGGTATTGAAACGCTTGAAATTAGCGGGATTCATAAAGATTACTTACACATTCGCTACCGCGCTGATGATAAGTTGTTTGTACCGGTTGATCAAATTGACCAAATACAAAAGTACGTCGCTTCCGAAGAAAGAGAACCTAAACTACACAAACTAGGCGGGGCTGAGTGGAAGAAAACGAAAACGAAAGTTACAGCTGCAGTACAAGATATTGCAGACGATTTAATTAAACTTTATGCACAACGCGAGTCTGAAAAAGGGCATGCCTTTGAGCCGGATCAGGATATGCAACAAGCATTTGAAGCGGCATTTGCATATGAAGAAACAGAGGATCAATTGCGTTCAATTGAAGAAGTTAAACGGGATATGGAAAAAGAACGACCAATGGATCGCTTAGTTTGTGGGGATGTTGGATATGGGAAAACAGAAGTGGCGATTCGCGCAGCATTTAAAGCAGTGCTAGATAGTAAACAAATAGCCTTTCTTGTTCCAACAACCATCTTAGCGCAACAACACTACGAAACAATGAAAGAACGATTTGCTGATTTCCCAGTAGAAGTAGGGCTGCTAAGTCGTTTTCGTTCGAAAAAACAGCAAACTGAGACGATTAAAGGATTAAAATCAGGCACGATTGATGTGGTTATTGGCACACATCGTTTATTATCAAAAGATATTGTATATCACGATTTAGGATTACTTATCGTTGATGAAGAACAGCGATTTGGCGTGACGCACAAAGAAAAGATTAAACGATTTAAAACCAATGTAGACGTCTTAACGTTAACAGCTACGCCAATTCCAAGAACACTTCATATGTCGATGATTGGAGTCCGTGATTTATCTATAATTGAAACACCTCCAGCTAATCGTTTTCCAGTTCAGACATATGTGATGGAACAAAACGGAGCCCTCGTTCGAGAGTCCATTGAACGTGAGATGGCACGGGGCGGACAATCATTTTATTTATACAATCGCGTGGAAGATATGGCACGTAAAGTCGATGAAATTCAAATGCTTGTTCCTGAAGCTCGCGTTGGTTTTGCGCATGGTCAAATGACAGAAAGAGAGTTAGAATCGGTCATCCTTGCGTTTTTAGAAGGGGACTATGATGTCCTCGTAACGACGACCATTATCGAAACGGGTATTGATATACCGAATGTTAATACGCTAATCGTGGAAAATGCGGATCGCATGGGACTTTCACAATTGTATCAATTAAGAGGTCGGGTCGGCCGTTCAAATCGCGTGGCATATGCGTACTTTATGTATCAACGCGATAAGGTTTTAACGGATGTCGCAGAAAAGCGTTTGCAAGCTATAAAAGAATTTACAGAACTTGGTTCAGGCTTTAAAATTGCCATGCGCGATTTATCCATTCGCGGTGCAGGGAATTTACTTGGTTCACAGCAACATGGCTTTATCGATTCAGTCGGTTTTGATTTATATGCTCAAATGTTACAAGAAGCAATTGAAGAGAAACAAAGCGGCGTGAAAAAAGATGAAATCCCTGATGTCGAGATTTCTTTACCGTTTGATGCTTATTTGCCAGATGTCTATATTCCGGACGGATTTCAAAAAATTCAAATGTATAAACGCATTAAAGCGGTGGAAAATGAGAAAGATTATGAAGATTTAGTTGATGAATTAATTGACCGTTTTGGAAATATGCCTATTGAAGCAGAACGCTTAATGCGAATTGCTCGAATAAAAGTATGGGCAAATCAAGCGAGCGTTGAATCAATTAAAGAACAGGATCATCATTTGACCATAAAGCTTTCCAAAAATGGCACTCAAACAACGAATGGTGCCATGTTAGTAGAGTCCTCTTTGACCTATGGGCGTGCAGTTGGATTTAAAATGAACAATCAACAACAATTGCTTGTAACAATAGATGAAAAGAAAACAGGAAAGCATCATCCGTTTGATGTTTTAGAAGCCATGATGAAAATTTTGCCTGTATCACGAAAAGAAGTAGCTTCCTCACTTGGTGAGTAA
- the yabN gene encoding bifunctional methyltransferase/pyrophosphohydrolase YabN gives MHVNTITVLGLGAGDLDQLPLGVYKTLVKAQRLYVRTAEHPVLQELGNEGITYKSFDEIYEKHDGFEAVYQEIVETLITLAQSGPLFYAVPGHPLVAEQTVQWLVDAEKEGRIQLEIVGGQSFLDPIFNALRIDPIEGFQLLDGTMFKRDDVHMSQHVLIAQVYDAYSASDVKLTLMEKYPEDYLVTIVTAAGTSEEVLRVVPLFELDRATELNNLTTIYVPPVSSREERIKEWSTFREIITKLRAPDGCPWDREQTHETLKKYLIEEVHEFLQAVNDQDDDGMIEELGDVLLQVFLHAQIGEDNGYFSLEDVLESVSSKMIHRHPHVFSDVEVEGTEDVLRNWQQLKSVEKGNHKKRILEGQERSESSLLTSYNFQKSAAKVGFDWPNAEGAWLKFDEEWQEFKHEITGGTATSQLDELGDVLFTIVNVARFYGLSPEEAMMHANRKFKTRFHCVEDSVAQGKGEFSAYTLNELEKFWQQAKQIKGDV, from the coding sequence ATGCATGTGAATACAATTACAGTGCTCGGCTTAGGAGCAGGAGATTTAGATCAGTTACCACTTGGTGTGTATAAAACGTTGGTAAAAGCACAACGACTTTATGTGCGAACTGCTGAACATCCGGTCTTACAAGAATTGGGGAATGAAGGCATTACATATAAAAGTTTTGATGAGATCTATGAAAAACACGATGGCTTCGAAGCTGTTTATCAAGAGATTGTTGAAACATTAATTACATTAGCACAATCAGGTCCTTTGTTTTATGCGGTTCCAGGTCATCCGTTAGTTGCTGAGCAAACCGTTCAGTGGTTAGTAGATGCTGAAAAAGAGGGGCGCATTCAACTTGAAATTGTCGGAGGGCAAAGTTTTTTAGATCCAATTTTTAATGCATTGCGTATTGATCCGATTGAAGGCTTTCAATTACTGGATGGGACGATGTTTAAGCGCGATGATGTGCACATGTCACAACATGTATTAATTGCTCAAGTATATGATGCTTACAGTGCTTCTGATGTGAAGTTAACGTTAATGGAGAAGTATCCAGAAGACTATCTAGTTACAATTGTTACAGCTGCTGGTACTAGCGAAGAAGTACTGAGAGTTGTACCTTTATTCGAACTTGATCGTGCAACAGAATTAAATAATTTAACGACAATCTATGTTCCTCCGGTTAGTAGCCGTGAAGAGCGAATTAAAGAATGGTCAACATTCAGAGAAATTATTACGAAGCTCCGTGCGCCTGATGGTTGTCCATGGGATCGTGAACAAACACATGAGACATTAAAAAAATATTTAATAGAAGAAGTGCATGAATTTTTACAAGCTGTAAATGATCAAGATGATGATGGAATGATAGAAGAACTAGGAGACGTTTTGCTTCAAGTTTTTTTACATGCTCAAATTGGGGAAGATAATGGATACTTTAGTTTAGAAGATGTGCTTGAAAGTGTTTCTTCTAAAATGATTCATAGACATCCGCATGTCTTTAGTGATGTGGAAGTTGAAGGTACAGAGGATGTATTACGTAATTGGCAACAATTAAAATCTGTTGAAAAAGGCAATCATAAGAAACGAATTCTAGAAGGACAAGAACGGTCAGAATCGTCACTTTTGACCTCGTATAATTTTCAAAAATCTGCCGCTAAAGTGGGCTTTGATTGGCCAAATGCAGAAGGCGCTTGGTTAAAGTTTGACGAAGAATGGCAAGAATTTAAACATGAAATTACGGGTGGTACAGCAACTTCACAACTCGATGAATTAGGAGATGTGTTATTTACAATTGTCAATGTCGCTCGTTTTTACGGTCTTTCTCCTGAAGAAGCCATGATGCATGCGAATCGAAAATTCAAAACTCGTTTTCATTGCGTTGAAGACAGTGTGGCTCAAGGTAAAGGTGAATTTAGTGCCTATACATTGAATGAACTCGAGAAATTTTGGCAACAGGCCAAACAAATAAAAGGGGATGTATGA
- a CDS encoding 50S ribosomal protein L25/general stress protein Ctc, which produces MTTTVKTHVREKGQHSNLTKLRNEGFVPAVVYGFKTEATSIAVHEVDLLKTLREVGRNGVMKLDLAGKLVNVVLSDYQMNVLKGNVVHADFLAINMTDELEVSVTVVTTGSSVGESQGGVLNHPNHELTIKVKPSAIPDSIEIDVTDLEIGDILRVGDMREKCEFNILNDDDFALVSVSAPRTDEELETTADEPAVVAEEVSEEDTETKK; this is translated from the coding sequence ATGACTACAACAGTAAAAACACATGTACGCGAAAAAGGTCAACATTCTAATTTAACAAAATTACGCAATGAAGGTTTTGTACCTGCAGTAGTTTATGGTTTTAAAACAGAGGCTACTTCAATTGCGGTACACGAAGTGGATTTATTAAAAACACTACGTGAAGTTGGTCGCAACGGCGTTATGAAATTAGATCTTGCTGGAAAATTAGTTAATGTTGTATTAAGTGACTATCAAATGAACGTATTAAAAGGTAATGTTGTTCATGCTGATTTCTTGGCAATTAACATGACTGATGAATTAGAAGTAAGTGTAACAGTTGTTACAACTGGTTCTTCAGTTGGGGAAAGTCAAGGCGGCGTCTTGAACCATCCAAACCATGAATTAACAATTAAAGTAAAACCTTCAGCAATTCCAGATTCAATTGAAATAGATGTTACTGATCTTGAAATTGGTGATATCTTAAGAGTTGGCGATATGCGTGAAAAATGTGAATTCAATATCTTAAACGATGATGATTTTGCACTAGTATCAGTTTCGGCACCACGTACTGATGAAGAACTAGAAACTACAGCTGACGAACCAGCAGTAGTGGCAGAAGAAGTTAGCGAAGAAGATACTGAAACAAAAAAATAA
- the pth gene encoding aminoacyl-tRNA hydrolase encodes MKMIIGLGNPGKPYEHTRHNIGFDVVDELAKRFNSPLTQMKFKGMYTIIHQPQGKVILVKPLTYMNLSGECIVPLMGYYDVAEEDIVVIYDDLDLTVGRLRLRQKGSAGGHNGIKSIIQHLGTQNFNRIRLGVDRPPAGMKVPDYVLSRFKTDEKPLMNEALNKSADACEDWLSSPFLEVMNRFNGG; translated from the coding sequence ATGAAAATGATTATCGGACTCGGCAATCCTGGGAAACCGTATGAGCATACAAGGCATAATATTGGATTTGACGTGGTAGATGAGTTGGCTAAAAGATTCAATTCACCCTTAACTCAAATGAAATTTAAAGGCATGTACACAATTATTCATCAACCTCAAGGTAAAGTAATACTCGTAAAACCGCTCACTTATATGAATTTGTCGGGTGAATGCATCGTACCGCTCATGGGTTATTACGATGTCGCTGAGGAAGATATCGTGGTTATTTATGATGATTTGGATTTAACAGTTGGAAGGTTAAGACTACGTCAAAAGGGCAGTGCTGGCGGTCATAATGGAATCAAGTCAATCATTCAACATCTTGGAACACAAAACTTCAATCGCATTCGCTTAGGTGTCGATCGTCCACCAGCAGGAATGAAAGTCCCTGATTATGTGTTATCTCGGTTTAAAACTGATGAAAAACCTTTGATGAATGAGGCATTGAATAAAAGTGCGGATGCTTGTGAGGATTGGTTATCGTCACCCTTTCTTGAAGTAATGAACCGATTTAATGGTGGGTAA
- a CDS encoding ribose-phosphate diphosphokinase: MPNQYANTKLKIFSLNSNESLARELAEEVGVPLGKISVTRFSDGEVRINIEESIRGCDVFIIQSTSAPVNENLMELLIMVDAVKRASARTVNVVLPYYGYARQDRKARAREPITAKLVANLLETAGATRAIVLDLHAPQIQGFFDILIDHLIAVPILSDYFLQKKIDPADIVIVSPDHGGVTRARKMAERLKGSIAIIDKRRPRANVSEVMNIIGNVEGKIAIIIDDIIDTAGTITIAANALLESGAKEVYACCTHPVLSGPAIERINNSVIKELVITNSIELPEEKNSPKITQLSVAPLLADAIVRVFEEKSVSTLFD, translated from the coding sequence ATGCCTAACCAATACGCAAATACCAAATTAAAAATATTTTCATTAAACTCGAATGAATCACTTGCAAGAGAACTAGCGGAAGAAGTTGGAGTCCCACTTGGGAAAATTTCTGTTACCCGTTTTAGTGATGGTGAAGTACGAATCAACATCGAAGAGAGTATTCGCGGGTGTGACGTGTTCATCATTCAATCAACATCTGCTCCTGTTAACGAAAATTTAATGGAATTATTAATTATGGTAGATGCTGTTAAACGTGCGTCTGCTCGTACTGTAAACGTTGTTCTTCCTTACTATGGTTATGCTCGTCAAGACCGTAAAGCACGCGCTCGTGAACCAATTACAGCGAAACTAGTGGCTAACTTACTTGAAACTGCTGGTGCAACTCGTGCCATCGTGTTAGATTTACATGCACCTCAAATCCAAGGTTTCTTTGATATTTTAATTGACCACTTAATTGCGGTGCCAATTTTGTCGGATTATTTCTTGCAGAAAAAAATAGACCCTGCTGACATTGTAATTGTTTCTCCTGATCACGGTGGAGTTACCCGTGCACGTAAAATGGCGGAACGTTTAAAAGGATCAATTGCGATCATCGATAAACGTCGACCACGTGCTAACGTATCAGAGGTTATGAATATTATTGGGAACGTAGAGGGTAAAATAGCCATCATAATTGACGATATTATTGATACTGCAGGTACAATTACAATTGCAGCAAATGCTCTCTTAGAAAGTGGTGCAAAAGAAGTGTATGCATGCTGTACGCATCCTGTATTATCAGGACCCGCAATTGAACGTATCAACAACTCAGTCATTAAAGAGTTAGTAATTACGAACTCAATTGAATTGCCTGAAGAAAAAAATTCTCCTAAAATCACACAATTATCAGTTGCACCGCTTTTAGCAGATGCAATTGTACGTGTATTTGAAGAAAAATCAGTTAGCACTTTATTTGATTGA
- a CDS encoding RNA-binding S4 domain-containing protein, with protein sequence MRLDKFLKVSRLIKRRTLAKEVADQGRITVNGKVSKASSVIKVGDELGIRFGQKVVTTRIEMLKETVKKEESIMMYTILKEERLEKVEPEFIDDED encoded by the coding sequence ATGAGATTAGATAAATTTTTAAAAGTATCTCGTTTGATTAAACGACGTACACTTGCTAAAGAAGTAGCAGATCAAGGACGTATCACGGTCAACGGAAAAGTGAGTAAAGCAAGTTCAGTCATTAAAGTGGGAGATGAATTGGGCATTCGCTTCGGCCAAAAAGTCGTAACTACCCGTATTGAGATGCTCAAAGAGACCGTGAAAAAAGAAGAGTCAATTATGATGTATACCATATTAAAAGAAGAAAGGCTTGAAAAAGTCGAACCTGAATTTATTGATGATGAAGATTAA
- the yabQ gene encoding spore cortex biosynthesis protein YabQ produces the protein MTISYQFLSLLAMIASGVAAGFLVESFRDSCQALRPGALLRRYQGLFEILLWLVLGIASFYLLFYLRDGAWRIYDPLAQIVGIITYELWFRQPMLIGRRVFIRLVVQPIWWILHLVVTIIRHIVRILVKILMVIIWPFLKIIKKIPRRSLQKK, from the coding sequence ATGACAATTTCTTATCAATTTCTAAGTCTGTTGGCCATGATTGCAAGTGGCGTGGCCGCAGGTTTTTTAGTTGAAAGTTTTCGAGACAGTTGTCAAGCTCTCCGTCCAGGCGCTTTACTTAGACGTTACCAAGGGTTATTTGAAATCTTGTTATGGTTGGTGCTTGGAATCGCGAGTTTCTACTTATTATTTTATTTAAGAGATGGGGCATGGCGAATATACGACCCGCTTGCTCAAATTGTCGGCATCATCACGTATGAATTATGGTTTAGACAGCCGATGCTTATAGGTAGACGTGTGTTTATAAGATTAGTCGTTCAGCCAATTTGGTGGATACTCCACTTAGTTGTAACCATCATTCGTCATATAGTTCGCATCCTTGTAAAAATTTTAATGGTTATTATTTGGCCTTTTTTAAAAATAATTAAAAAAATACCCCGAAGGTCCCTTCAAAAAAAATAA
- the yabP gene encoding sporulation protein YabP has translation MQYQAEHASMAIPSGDHVISLRNRKRMDLTSVKSIERFDQEEFAVLTSQGHLSIKGDELRIVHLDVDKGLLTLEGNVRTFQYDEEEREPNRNFLHKLFG, from the coding sequence ATGCAATATCAAGCCGAACATGCATCCATGGCAATTCCATCAGGAGATCATGTCATTAGTTTACGAAATCGCAAGCGTATGGACTTAACATCTGTCAAATCTATTGAACGTTTTGATCAAGAAGAGTTTGCCGTTCTAACATCTCAAGGGCATTTAAGTATTAAAGGTGACGAGTTACGCATTGTTCATTTAGATGTAGATAAAGGGTTGCTGACACTTGAAGGAAATGTGCGCACGTTCCAATATGATGAAGAAGAACGTGAACCTAACCGTAATTTCTTGCATAAATTGTTTGGATGA